GCTCAGAGGCAGAGGcggtggaagaattgttcgacctcacggcgtgtattaaatccATTGAtatgtggatggagggggatgaaggtgagtcctttgctgaggactcagtgaggggaaggtctggagggatggtgaaaactcggcagggctgggagctgggatctggtgtgggtgtggagctgggagtgggcgcagtgccagtaactggagtgggtgtgatggtgggtggAATGGGGGTGGaatcatgagcaggggtggtgctcccctcagggttctgggggccgagaatggtgacagtgggatataTGGGGggtgtgtcagcagaatgcaggtgagtggcgttggtgaggacggaagtggtggcagacacagtaggggtggcggaggtcactgagcgtgtgacatcagcgatgatgtgagcggcggaagtgatgtcacctgTGATGTATGAGGAactgtgaggggcggaagtggttgtgggagtggccatgatgggtgcagatgtgacatcatcaatcagcgtgagGGTGGCggctgcaccagccgcatggctaatggagtccaaatagttccagagggaatcttctggaccgtttgaggagcgctggttatgcaAGTgagtagataaaagtttgttgtacttacagtttttgatgtttgagatggagttgaaatactgtttgttgagagtatgaattctcctgaggatgtagtacagagtgggcaGCCTCATCAACATCTTGTGttactgcaacataacttcccaacaacTATATTCAAAGACCTGACTGATGAAGTCTGGtgcgccaaaagccttcttcactgccctgtctacctgtgactcgacttttagagaactgtgaacctgactACCTATAtccttctgttccactacacttccaGGCCCTACCGTTCATCATGAAATTCTGACCTTGATTCGACTTTTCGAAATGCAAGACCTCATTTATTAATcttgtctatattaaactccatttgccacttctcagcccacttgccAAACTGATTCAGGTCCTGCtataatttctgataaccttcctcactgtccacaataccacctattttggaggcatcagcaaacttactaatcatgccttgtacaatctcatccaaataattgatatagataacaaacagtaatgggcccagcaccaatcgctaaggcactccactagtcagagagctccagtctgataagcatccttccactattaccatTTGCTTCCCATCagcaagccaattttatatccaattttccagcttgccctggattccatgcaatctaaccttccagagcagccaaccatgtggaaccttacaaaagggtcttactgaaatccatatagactacgtctaccaccaTGCCCTCGTCAGCCTTCCTCGTCACTTCATCAAACAACTCtaacaagtttgtgaggcatgatctcccacttgcaaagtcatgctgactactcctaatcaaatcctgtatttccaaatgcatctaTACGTTATCCcccagaatcttctcaagtcaATTACCCACCACAGATATTAAGCTTATTGCTctgtagttcccaggtttttctttgcagcctttctttaataacggcacaacatttgctaccatCTGGTCTTTTAAGACCTCACCCatagctaacgatgatgcaaaaatatcatacgaagagaaatcagagttaatatttcgggtccagtgacccttcctcatgaCTTCTattcacagatactgtcagacctgctgagattttccagcaacttctgtttttgtttatgattTACAGTATCAGCAGGTTTTTGGCTTTTTGTTTAGAAACTCAATTGCATCATCCCCCCAGCTTCCACAGCAAACCAACATTCCAGAAACAGACCATTACCTGTTTCTCTGTCAAGGCTGATGTCACCTGTGAGTTAGAGGTGGTAGTCTCTCCTTAGAGTCTCACTTCGGATTCTTGAGCACAGTCCCCAGGCTTGGAGGGCGGTTGTTATTCTCACCTTAGTTGATGCGTCTTTGAAGAGTCATAACGTCGTAGACTACAATCAGTCGGCATTCAAGCTACTGTCAAGCTACTGTACTTTATGGGCTTTGGGGCACTTTCGAATGACCCAGGTTGGGGTAATGTGCTTTACCTACACCTTCAAGGGAATATAACAGAACATCATAAGTCCAGTCCTTCTACTATCGTCTCCGTGCCTGTCATCTGAAATCACTGCTTGATACTTATGCTGGTTTCTGCTATTGACTGAACGGTGTACTCACTAGCTTCAAGTTCAGTTTCTGGACCCGGGTCTTTTCACCAGAGGGATTGTATTCAGCAGAGCGTACAGTCTTCAAAGAGGCAACGGAATCTCAACCCCCACCCGGCTCTAACAGTTTTCCTTCCAAACACTCGCTCTCGTCTCCACTCCCTTCAATTTGCCATTTTTTTCCTGACTACCCAACAAGTCCGATGATATCTGTCTACCGCCAACATGTATCCATCCCCATTGCCGTCAATCACACGGTAGACCAGCATGAGGCTGGAATAACACAGCAATCCAGACAGCATCGGGAGGTGGAGAATTCAGTGGTTTGGATGTAACCCCTCAGTTAATTTGGTGTGCAAACCTCTTGATCACGCCTGCCTACGTTTACGTTCAAATTTTTACTGTCTAGCACACAAAAAGAAGTTATCCAGTCCCAACCCTGCAAATCACCCGCCAGTCACAAAAGAAAACACAGAACAACAGTTACCACTTGTTTTCTAATGAGCTGATGTAGTATCCAAATTGCTACAGGACCAAATGTGCCTATTATCCAAAATAACTGTCTGACATTTCAGGATTTTGTGCTCGGGACCATGGCAGCAAGTGCAATTTTCGCTTTTTCATCAAAAGCGTACTAGACGACGGAGAGTTCAAACTGGAGGAAAATGCGACATCACCTCGATCGTCGCGTCTGTCCACTTCGTCCTCctcctctctttcgctctctagTTTACAATAATTGTTCAGAAACTGTTGCGGTGAATCTGGGAGGAACGGGGGAACGGAATGTGCACAGCGGCACTGCAACAGCCGCAGTTAAACTTGTTTGAATCCGGAAGTGCTGAGATTGAACATGGCTTCCAGACAGCAGCTCCAGAGTTTGACAGGGGAGGCAATTTGTCCCATTTGTCTGGATTTCTTCACCGGTCCGGTTACACTGGAGTGTGGGCACAACTTCTGCCGCTTCTGCATCACCCAGAGTTGGGAAAAGAAGGAGATAAACTCCTGCCCGGAATGTAGAGAGGAGTTTCCGGAAAGAAATCTCAGGGTAAATCGGGCCTTAGCGAATCTGGCCGAGGAGGCTCGAAAATTACAGCTGGATCCGAAAGAGAAGGAAAGTAAACCTCACTGTGAGGAGCATCAGGAAGATCTGAAGCTGTTTTGTGAAACTGACAAGAAATTCATCTGTGTGATTTGTAGAGATTCGCGGGAACACAGAGAGCACCGCTTCATCCCGGTTAAAGAGGCTGTTGAAGTCTACAAGGTAAAAGGGGAAATATTTTATTAATATTTTCTTTTATTAATCTGTTAAGAGATGGTATCACACACTTCTGgtgcaggtgggatttgaaccccggTCTCGGGCTTAAAGCTCTATGGAAATAATTTATCAAGTGAGAGTTTTATTGTTTTTTGTGGTCTAAAGCTTTATTTCTGTGATTTTCTCTCCCAATTCCAGGATCAACTGAAATCTTCCTTAGATGCTCTCACGAAGAAGAAATCGGCGGTTTTAGAAATGGAACggaaacagaaacagaagatTTCTGAAACTAAAGTAATCTCTCCTTGGACAGGTTTTCCGGAATCTGGTTTTGTTCCCTTTATCGCGGCACGTTTATGATGTTTCGCATTTCATTTTGGTAGGAACAGGCCAGCagtctgcagaaccacatcacATCCGAGTTCACTAAAATGCACCAGATTCTCACTGAGAAAGAGCAGCGTTTGCTCAGAGATCTCAGGGAAGAAGAGGAGGGGATTGTAGAACCAATGGAGAAAAACCTTCGAGAGATTCAGGAGAATTTAAATTCTATTGAGGAGACAATGTCAACGTTGCAGAAACAGATGGTGCAAGCAGATGAGCTGGTAATTACGAAGGTAAGCGAATACATATTGTACAGTTAATCTTTACCCGGTTGCAAAATGCCTGTTAAATTAATACTGcatttattgaaaaagagaaatAGAATCAAGCTGAATTTGTACCTGTTTTTCGACGGTTCTCCTGTTGTCACTGAACTAACCTCTCCGACACTATCtcggggacaaagttaaaaatcacacaacaccagtttataatccaacaggtttaattggaaacacactagcttccagtccaacaccgcaatctccaaatcatatctcgGGAACAGCAGCAACCACCTTGCTACTCGACCTTGTGATCTAATTATTTGTGGTCAATCCTTTTCTTGTTGGATAAGCGTGATTTCCCGCTTGAATCCACACTGTCATTCTGGCACACGCACATGCAGGAAACTACGTGGGCGTGTCGCGCACATTGATTCTGAACaattgctggattagtggtgctggaagagcacagcagttcaggcagcatccaacgagcagcgaaaccaacgtttcgggcaaaagccccccATCAGGAATAAAGCAATTGCTGTTGGGTTTTTCTTAACCTCTAGCGTGTCGGTCAGCACATTGCAGATCATCATGATTTGTTGTTAAAAGAAAATTGACTACGTTTGATTCCAGTTATGTTGACGGTTTGTTACTTTATATTACAGATCGCCAGTACTTGGTTCCTTTAGAATTGAGGCATTTGGTTTACTTTGGCATTCCGCGGTGTTAATTCCAAATCCGCCACTTTACCCTTCCGTGTCAAATCATATTTGCCCGGTGTCTGCACATTTCAGCTGTCTATCTCCTCTTCAAATCTGTTGCTCCCATCCTCATTATTTGTAATTTACTTATTTCAGGGGAAAGCGTGCCTGAAGAAAAGGTAGGACAGGG
This Chiloscyllium punctatum isolate Juve2018m chromosome 30, sChiPun1.3, whole genome shotgun sequence DNA region includes the following protein-coding sequences:
- the LOC140455299 gene encoding zinc-binding protein A33-like, translated to MASRQQLQSLTGEAICPICLDFFTGPVTLECGHNFCRFCITQSWEKKEINSCPECREEFPERNLRVNRALANLAEEARKLQLDPKEKESKPHCEEHQEDLKLFCETDKKFICVICRDSREHREHRFIPVKEAVEVYKDQLKSSLDALTKKKSAVLEMERKQKQKISETKEQASSLQNHITSEFTKMHQILTEKEQRLLRDLREEEEGIVEPMEKNLREIQENLNSIEETMSTLQKQMVQADELVITKGKACLKKRISEDIQLLSIADATALSIEKFKGPLQYTVWREMIASIDPAPASLTLDPNTASPWLIVSEDRTSVSVGDKLQTRSDSQENIDHWLSVLASEGFTSGRYYWEVGVINKSRWIVGVVPESMDRTETNDPKLETQYWIVGLASGRGYFAATSSSDITLTPNTEPQKVGIFLDYEGGQVSFYNADNMSHLHTFTHTFTERIVPIFYPELNDHGKNSTPLTICGAKGP